Proteins encoded by one window of Prosthecobacter debontii:
- a CDS encoding class I SAM-dependent methyltransferase: MPPPYSILTDESPVLNRRESHLLRSFDELLHDFIIRGGPQPPEYSVLNRAIRHLGDSVRGGSLSQEEVSLYIQEVTEKHLQGTMQAEALAQKYGYSGDFEIIDHIYTRKTHSDPSLRLWDLYFHSQAAPVAVRNRKGYFQDLLQKHLEQHSGPEPLQVLNVASGPSRDVHEFYLNHPQANLQMDCVDMDAHAIAYAQRLCAPWTERLRFHHRNVLRFVPTRGYHLTWSAGLFDYLSDRLFIHVLKAMMSVTQPGGEVVVGNFSDFNPSRDYMELLGRWQLVHRSQETLLALAERAGAAPDQTEVQWEAEGVNYFLHIRC, from the coding sequence ATGCCTCCGCCTTACTCGATCCTCACCGATGAATCGCCAGTTTTGAATCGGCGGGAGTCTCACCTGCTTCGCTCCTTTGATGAGCTGCTGCATGATTTTATCATTCGGGGAGGGCCGCAGCCTCCGGAATACAGTGTGCTCAATCGAGCAATCCGTCATCTGGGAGATTCGGTCCGCGGGGGCAGTTTGTCTCAGGAGGAAGTCTCACTCTACATTCAGGAGGTAACGGAGAAGCATCTGCAAGGCACCATGCAGGCGGAGGCACTCGCGCAGAAGTATGGCTACAGCGGTGACTTTGAGATCATCGACCACATCTACACCCGCAAGACCCATTCCGATCCCAGCCTGCGCCTCTGGGATCTCTACTTTCATAGCCAAGCCGCGCCGGTGGCCGTCAGAAATCGCAAGGGTTATTTCCAGGACCTGCTTCAGAAACATCTGGAGCAACACAGCGGTCCAGAACCTCTGCAGGTGCTCAACGTAGCCAGCGGCCCGAGCCGGGATGTGCATGAGTTTTACCTCAACCATCCGCAGGCAAACCTGCAAATGGACTGTGTGGACATGGATGCCCATGCCATTGCCTACGCCCAACGTCTCTGCGCCCCCTGGACGGAACGCCTGCGTTTTCACCACCGCAATGTCCTGCGTTTCGTGCCGACCCGGGGTTATCACCTGACCTGGTCCGCCGGTCTCTTTGACTACTTGAGCGATCGGCTTTTCATTCATGTGCTGAAAGCCATGATGAGCGTGACCCAACCTGGCGGCGAAGTCGTGGTGGGAAATTTCTCCGACTTCAATCCCAGCCGGGATTACATGGAGCTTCTTGGGCGCTGGCAACTCGTTCATCGTAGCCAGGAAACTCTGCTCGCTCTAGCGGAACGTGCAGGCGCAGCCCCGGATCAAACCGAAGTGCAGTGGGAAGCGGAAGGGGTAAACTATTTCTTACACATCCGCTGCTAA
- a CDS encoding DNA-3-methyladenine glycosylase 2 yields the protein MILSDDTCYSALQARDSRFDGVFFTAVKTTSIYCRPVCPARTPARRSCQFYSTASAAEAAGFRPCLRCRPELAPGFRSTSLAEAILKRLQERAVEGSRLAALDADLGLSSRQVRRLLKTEFGVSPVQVVQTQRLLLAKQLLQETTQPISEIALASGFRSLRTFNTVFQQHYRMAPSACRKGTRQPVDSIRLRLAYRPPLAWEALMDYFRSRLVPGVEEIQDHEYRRTVKIGHAEGWMRVWPEVATSALIVEVSPSLSRHLGSLQSRVRRMFDLDASPASIHEVLGDDPLLAPTLSRFPGLRVGGTWDLFELAVRAVLGQQITVAAATTLSGRLAERLGEPMSTPFAALHRHAITVEAMDRLSLDDLCRLGLVRARAETLRHLTTYALRGGLDFPVGLDHEAAVARLVQLPGIGPWTAHYIAMRGLRFPDAFPAADLGLRKAVGQGELAPARVVEQRSQAWRPWRAYAAAALWKSLT from the coding sequence ATGATACTTTCTGACGACACGTGCTACAGCGCCCTGCAAGCGCGGGACTCCCGTTTCGATGGGGTGTTTTTCACCGCCGTCAAAACCACGAGCATTTATTGCCGCCCGGTCTGCCCCGCACGGACCCCCGCTCGCCGTTCCTGTCAGTTTTACAGCACCGCCAGCGCTGCCGAGGCGGCGGGGTTTCGCCCCTGCCTCCGGTGCCGCCCGGAACTGGCCCCTGGATTCCGCAGCACCTCCCTGGCGGAAGCGATCTTGAAACGCCTGCAAGAGCGTGCCGTGGAGGGCTCTCGCCTGGCGGCTCTGGATGCGGACCTCGGCCTGAGTTCACGGCAGGTGCGCCGTTTATTAAAAACCGAGTTCGGCGTGAGCCCGGTGCAGGTGGTGCAGACGCAGCGGCTGCTTTTAGCCAAACAGCTTCTCCAAGAAACGACTCAACCGATCAGCGAGATCGCCCTGGCATCGGGATTCCGCAGCCTGCGCACCTTTAACACGGTCTTCCAGCAACACTATCGCATGGCCCCCAGTGCGTGTCGGAAAGGGACACGCCAGCCCGTGGACAGCATCCGTTTGCGCTTGGCCTACCGCCCCCCTTTGGCCTGGGAGGCCTTGATGGATTACTTTCGCAGCCGGTTGGTGCCTGGAGTCGAAGAAATCCAGGATCATGAATACCGCCGAACCGTGAAAATCGGCCATGCCGAGGGCTGGATGCGTGTTTGGCCGGAGGTGGCCACCTCAGCTTTGATCGTCGAAGTCTCCCCTTCCCTTTCCCGTCATCTGGGCAGCCTTCAATCTCGGGTGAGACGCATGTTCGACCTCGATGCCAGCCCGGCAAGCATCCATGAAGTCCTGGGCGATGATCCTCTGCTGGCCCCGACCTTGAGCCGCTTTCCAGGTCTTCGAGTCGGCGGCACCTGGGATCTTTTCGAGCTCGCCGTTCGTGCGGTCTTGGGCCAGCAGATCACAGTCGCTGCCGCGACGACCCTGTCCGGTCGGTTGGCGGAGCGACTCGGGGAACCTATGTCAACACCCTTTGCCGCCTTGCACCGTCATGCCATTACCGTCGAGGCGATGGATCGGTTATCCCTCGATGATCTCTGCCGTTTAGGCTTGGTCCGTGCACGGGCGGAAACGCTGCGGCATCTCACCACCTATGCGCTGCGGGGAGGACTGGATTTCCCAGTGGGCTTGGATCACGAGGCAGCCGTGGCTCGTTTGGTCCAGTTACCCGGCATCGGCCCCTGGACAGCTCACTACATCGCCATGAGAGGACTGCGTTTTCCGGATGCCTTCCCGGCTGCGGACTTGGGTCTGCGGAAAGCGGTCGGCCAAGGTGAGCTTGCCCCGGCACGTGTCGTGGAACAACGCTCTCAAGCCTGGCGTCCTTGGCGCGCCTATGCTGCCGCAGCCCTCTGGAAAAGCCTCACCTAA
- a CDS encoding methylated-DNA--[protein]-cysteine S-methyltransferase encodes MIPTLFYTTTSSPLGGITLVASEKGLAGLYLEGQKHWPKDAHLWLRQDDTTRFDPALHALAKYFMGKRLDFDLPLDLVTGTAFQQQVWQALQEIPAGQTWTYGQLAERLGTPAAVRAIGAAVGRNPLSIIIPCHRVIGSSGSLTGYAGGLERKQWLLEHEGVTLPMS; translated from the coding sequence ATGATCCCCACCCTCTTTTATACCACAACGTCCTCTCCTCTTGGCGGCATCACCCTGGTGGCCAGTGAGAAGGGCCTCGCTGGCTTGTATCTCGAAGGCCAAAAGCATTGGCCCAAAGATGCTCACCTGTGGCTCCGCCAAGACGATACGACACGTTTCGATCCTGCTCTGCACGCCTTGGCCAAGTATTTCATGGGTAAACGTCTCGACTTCGATCTGCCACTGGATCTGGTCACCGGAACGGCCTTTCAGCAGCAGGTCTGGCAGGCACTGCAAGAGATCCCCGCAGGCCAAACCTGGACCTACGGACAACTCGCGGAACGACTCGGGACGCCCGCCGCTGTCCGTGCGATCGGCGCTGCGGTCGGTCGAAACCCGCTCTCCATCATCATCCCCTGCCATCGGGTCATCGGCAGCAGCGGCTCACTCACCGGTTATGCCGGCGGGCTGGAGCGCAAGCAGTGGCTCCTGGAGCATGAGGGCGTCACACTGCCGATGAGTTGA
- a CDS encoding monovalent cation:proton antiporter-2 (CPA2) family protein, with the protein MTSVFLFQAVIYLLAAVISVPIAKRFGLGSVLGYLLAGIVIGPSALQLVGEVEDVQHFAEFGVVMMLFVVGLELRPSLLWRLRGPILGTGSAQVLGTATVMAGGALMLGMAWPVAVTIGLILAMSSTAIVIQSLAERGILNTRGGQACFSVLLFQDIAVIPILAFLPWLAEVHGHGAPTDVGHASGHESALAHLPQWAQTAATIGVVVGVVFAAHYLSRYVFRYVAASKLREMFTVVALLVVAGVAWLMHMVGLSPALGTFIAGVVLAESEYRHQLEADVEPFKGLLLGLFFIAVGAGLNLGLVMDQPGKIGLLVLALMGGKFLVLLILGGLFRLGWGASFIFSAALAQGGEFCFVLLGTAGGLGLLSPDLSEPLNAAVAVSMALTPLLLIANDRLIQPKFAKLTPPREPDAVESHDHPVILAGFGRFGHIIGRLLQANGFGVTVLDNDPDQVEMLGRFGLKSFYGDASRADLLAAAGAEKAKLFVCAVDDEEKSMEIVDLVQREFPHLRILARALNRNHAYRLIDRGVTDFRRDTFASALDLSTDALRALGYRAHRALRAVEIFRCYDESSVFELAKHFNEDEASYISAARQHLENLESVFRQDLHRQHLDAEDAWDSAGPNNG; encoded by the coding sequence ATGACCTCCGTATTTCTTTTCCAGGCTGTAATCTATCTTCTGGCAGCGGTGATCTCCGTGCCAATCGCCAAACGATTCGGGCTCGGGTCCGTATTGGGCTATCTGCTGGCGGGGATCGTCATCGGCCCTTCAGCCTTGCAGCTGGTCGGGGAGGTGGAAGACGTGCAGCACTTTGCGGAGTTCGGGGTGGTCATGATGCTTTTCGTCGTCGGATTGGAACTGCGACCGAGTTTGCTCTGGCGTCTGCGGGGGCCTATCCTAGGGACGGGGAGTGCTCAGGTGCTGGGCACCGCCACTGTGATGGCCGGAGGCGCTCTCATGTTGGGGATGGCTTGGCCGGTGGCGGTGACGATCGGTCTGATCTTGGCCATGTCATCGACAGCCATCGTTATTCAATCGCTAGCGGAGCGGGGTATCCTGAATACTCGGGGCGGCCAGGCCTGTTTCTCCGTGCTGCTATTTCAGGACATCGCGGTGATTCCGATCCTGGCGTTCCTGCCTTGGCTCGCAGAGGTGCATGGCCATGGGGCCCCTACAGATGTCGGACATGCCTCCGGTCATGAGTCGGCGCTGGCCCATCTGCCGCAGTGGGCGCAGACGGCGGCGACCATCGGTGTGGTGGTGGGGGTCGTCTTTGCGGCGCATTACCTGTCCCGCTATGTGTTTCGCTATGTGGCCGCTTCCAAGTTGAGGGAGATGTTCACGGTGGTGGCGCTGCTGGTGGTCGCTGGCGTGGCGTGGCTCATGCACATGGTCGGTCTCTCACCTGCGCTGGGCACTTTCATTGCCGGTGTGGTCTTAGCCGAAAGTGAATATCGGCATCAGCTCGAAGCGGATGTGGAACCCTTCAAAGGTCTGCTGCTGGGCTTATTCTTCATTGCCGTGGGCGCTGGTTTGAACCTGGGACTGGTGATGGATCAGCCTGGAAAAATCGGCTTGCTCGTTCTCGCTTTGATGGGGGGCAAGTTTTTGGTGTTACTCATTTTAGGAGGTCTGTTTCGCCTGGGGTGGGGGGCTTCCTTCATCTTCTCGGCAGCTTTGGCTCAGGGCGGGGAGTTTTGCTTTGTCCTGTTAGGCACGGCTGGAGGTCTGGGATTGCTCAGCCCGGACTTGAGTGAGCCCCTCAATGCCGCTGTGGCGGTCAGCATGGCTTTGACCCCGCTGCTGCTGATTGCCAATGATCGCCTCATTCAGCCCAAGTTTGCCAAGCTCACGCCACCTCGAGAGCCAGATGCTGTGGAGTCTCACGATCACCCTGTGATCTTGGCTGGCTTTGGTCGTTTCGGGCACATCATCGGGCGCTTGCTCCAGGCGAATGGCTTCGGCGTCACGGTGCTGGATAACGATCCCGACCAGGTGGAGATGCTGGGACGATTTGGTCTGAAATCCTTCTATGGGGATGCATCACGTGCCGACCTCCTGGCCGCCGCAGGGGCGGAGAAAGCGAAACTCTTTGTCTGTGCGGTGGATGATGAAGAAAAATCGATGGAGATCGTGGATCTGGTTCAGCGAGAGTTTCCGCATCTGCGGATCTTAGCCCGGGCTCTCAACCGCAATCATGCTTACCGTTTGATTGATCGGGGTGTGACTGACTTTCGCCGGGATACCTTTGCCAGTGCGCTGGATCTGAGCACCGACGCCTTGCGTGCGCTGGGGTATCGAGCCCATCGGGCGCTGCGGGCCGTGGAGATCTTCCGCTGTTATGACGAAAGCAGTGTTTTTGAACTGGCCAAGCACTTCAATGAGGATGAGGCCAGCTATATCTCTGCGGCGCGGCAGCACCTGGAGAATCTGGAGTCTGTCTTCCGTCAGGATCTGCACCGCCAGCATCTGGATGCCGAGGATGCCTGGGATAGCGCAGGGCCTAACAATGGATAG